One Pseudomonas sp. AN-1 genomic region harbors:
- the bcsC gene encoding cellulose synthase complex outer membrane protein BcsC: MRGLTALLLCGALLPGAVAAQALPVEQQRAWLLGQVRLGEALERDDLVSGALERLQLLEPDSPEAQAAAARLALRRGEPRAAGRHLNRLYRQAPDSPLALQTQILLKLSLAQGQQALQGARLLAASGRVDEARAAYDRLLGGAPPTLELGLEYWRLRSRQDGQRAQAIAALDALARHYPEHVGLRQTLADLLFDEGRGDEARRLLHQLAAEPQASQAAAQREFQYLAELPLGHASVAAWQEFVRRYPDSPLQAEAQQTLAVQRRQVADPAWQAGQLGEQLLEQGDVAGAEAALRRALRGRPADAGLHGALGLALLRQSRHGEALAAFAAAQRREQDPRRIGKWRDLHEATRYWALLEQAEAAAGERAGQLYRQAQRLRPERPEGALGLAALAEEAGDLAEAERQLHHAERLAPDSRAVHWGLLKLYRLQSPERALAYLEGLPAAQQPAFAEPLRELRVARLQQQAEAAAQRGDAAAAVTLLASARRLAPEDPWLAYRLAERLREQGRTEAADAAFADLLGRRGADPQVRYAHALHLSASERDGAALASLRALPAAAWNDDMRALAVRLERRRLLARAEKLRAAGREAQAVALLEGQATLPAEDLLRLAAWAGEHGDHPRALGYLGRIDAGAPEWPQARLGQIESWLALGQAGPARAALAALPDFPAEQRQARRRVAAAWLALGDAVRARAQLERLLAEGGAEDAQLLRDTARLQAANAPQDALDLYARGLHALGELDAGAVAPRDDRALTRASRPSDEDDWLARSLRGETAALYQQHNPSLRLQHDHAWRNDDVTPGLSDLRIDTSMLHYAQPLAGGRAFLRVERVAMDAGRFESEDGGGHVENFGSCALAGAAGGCPLDRQQASGTALALGWRDERWAFDLGRSPDGFEIGNWLGGLSHSGDLAGIGWTLTASRRPLSNSLLSYAGAVDPVTGIRWGGVTASGVSLGLSHDRGGDHGVWADLGLHRLRGENVADNRRLRLMAGYYYRLIERADERLRVGLNAMHWRYERDLGGYSLGQGGYYSPQRYSSLGLPVSYAWRSADWSLALEGSLGWSQSRSDDSPVYPLGVPAAGAAALQRGSSGSAVGYRLGGLLERRLGDHWALGAGFTWQQSEDYAPSYAQLQLRYLFEPWQGALTLGGELLEPYSEFK, encoded by the coding sequence ATGCGCGGATTGACGGCTCTGCTGTTGTGCGGCGCGCTGCTGCCGGGAGCGGTGGCGGCGCAGGCCCTGCCGGTCGAGCAGCAGCGCGCCTGGCTGCTCGGCCAGGTGCGCCTCGGCGAGGCGCTGGAGCGCGACGATCTGGTCAGCGGCGCCCTCGAGCGCCTGCAGCTGCTGGAACCGGACAGCCCCGAGGCCCAGGCCGCCGCGGCGCGCCTGGCGCTGCGCCGCGGCGAGCCGCGCGCGGCCGGGCGCCATCTCAATCGCCTGTACCGCCAGGCGCCGGACTCGCCGCTCGCCCTGCAGACGCAGATCCTGCTCAAGCTGTCGCTGGCCCAGGGCCAGCAGGCGCTGCAGGGAGCCCGTCTGTTGGCGGCCAGCGGCCGGGTAGACGAGGCGCGCGCGGCCTACGACCGTCTGCTCGGCGGAGCGCCGCCGACCCTCGAGCTGGGCCTCGAATACTGGCGCCTGCGCAGCCGTCAGGACGGCCAGCGGGCGCAGGCGATCGCCGCGCTGGATGCACTGGCGCGCCACTATCCCGAGCACGTCGGCCTGCGCCAGACCCTCGCCGACCTGCTGTTCGACGAGGGCCGCGGCGACGAGGCGCGGCGCCTGCTGCACCAGCTGGCCGCGGAGCCGCAGGCCAGCCAGGCGGCGGCGCAGCGCGAGTTCCAGTACCTCGCCGAGCTGCCGCTGGGCCACGCCAGCGTCGCCGCCTGGCAGGAGTTCGTGCGCCGCTACCCGGACTCGCCGCTGCAGGCCGAGGCGCAGCAGACTCTCGCGGTGCAGCGCCGGCAGGTCGCCGACCCGGCCTGGCAGGCCGGCCAGCTCGGCGAGCAGTTGCTGGAGCAGGGCGATGTGGCGGGCGCCGAGGCCGCCCTGCGCCGTGCCCTGCGCGGCCGGCCCGCGGACGCCGGGCTGCACGGCGCGCTGGGCCTGGCGCTGCTGCGCCAGAGCCGCCACGGCGAGGCGCTGGCCGCCTTCGCCGCGGCGCAGCGCCGCGAGCAGGATCCGCGGCGGATCGGCAAGTGGCGCGACCTGCATGAGGCCACCCGCTACTGGGCGCTGCTCGAGCAGGCCGAGGCCGCCGCCGGGGAGCGGGCCGGCCAGCTCTACCGGCAGGCGCAGCGGCTGCGCCCGGAGCGTCCGGAGGGCGCGCTCGGCCTGGCCGCGCTGGCCGAGGAGGCGGGCGACCTGGCCGAAGCCGAGCGCCAGCTGCACCATGCCGAGCGCCTGGCGCCGGACAGCCGCGCCGTGCACTGGGGGCTGCTCAAGCTGTATCGCCTGCAGTCGCCGGAGCGCGCGCTGGCCTATCTCGAGGGCCTGCCTGCGGCGCAGCAGCCGGCCTTCGCCGAGCCGCTGCGCGAACTGCGCGTGGCGCGCCTGCAGCAGCAGGCCGAGGCTGCCGCGCAGCGCGGCGATGCGGCGGCGGCCGTGACCCTGCTGGCCAGCGCGCGGCGCCTGGCGCCGGAGGATCCCTGGCTGGCCTACCGGCTGGCCGAGCGCCTGCGCGAGCAGGGCCGCACGGAGGCCGCCGACGCCGCCTTCGCCGACCTGCTCGGCCGCCGCGGAGCCGATCCGCAGGTGCGCTACGCCCATGCCCTGCACCTGTCCGCCAGCGAGCGCGACGGCGCCGCCCTGGCCAGCCTGCGGGCCTTGCCCGCCGCCGCCTGGAACGACGACATGCGCGCGCTGGCCGTGCGCCTGGAGCGCCGCCGCCTGCTGGCGCGCGCCGAGAAGCTGCGCGCCGCCGGCCGCGAGGCGCAGGCGGTCGCCCTGCTCGAAGGGCAGGCCACGCTGCCTGCCGAGGATCTGCTGCGCCTGGCGGCCTGGGCCGGCGAGCACGGCGACCATCCGCGGGCGCTGGGCTATCTGGGGCGCATCGACGCCGGCGCGCCGGAGTGGCCGCAGGCCCGCCTCGGCCAGATCGAGAGCTGGCTGGCCCTCGGCCAGGCCGGACCGGCGCGCGCCGCCCTGGCGGCGCTGCCGGACTTCCCCGCCGAGCAGCGCCAGGCCCGCCGGCGGGTCGCCGCCGCCTGGCTGGCGCTGGGCGACGCGGTGCGCGCGCGCGCGCAGCTCGAGCGGCTGCTGGCCGAGGGCGGCGCGGAGGACGCGCAGCTGCTGCGCGATACGGCCCGCCTGCAGGCGGCGAACGCGCCGCAGGACGCCCTCGACCTGTATGCCCGCGGCCTGCACGCGCTCGGCGAGCTGGACGCCGGAGCGGTGGCGCCGCGCGACGACCGCGCGCTGACCCGCGCCAGTCGCCCGAGCGACGAGGACGACTGGCTGGCGCGCAGCCTGCGCGGCGAGACCGCGGCGCTGTACCAGCAGCACAACCCGAGCCTGCGCCTGCAGCACGACCATGCCTGGCGCAACGACGACGTCACCCCGGGCCTGTCCGATCTGCGCATCGACACCAGCATGCTGCACTACGCGCAGCCGCTGGCCGGCGGCCGCGCGTTCCTGCGCGTCGAGCGGGTGGCGATGGACGCCGGGCGTTTCGAGAGCGAGGACGGCGGCGGGCATGTCGAGAACTTCGGCAGCTGCGCCCTGGCTGGCGCGGCGGGCGGCTGCCCGCTCGACCGCCAGCAGGCGAGCGGCACCGCGTTGGCGCTGGGCTGGCGCGACGAGCGCTGGGCCTTCGATCTCGGCCGCTCGCCCGACGGCTTCGAGATCGGCAACTGGCTGGGCGGGCTGAGCCATTCCGGCGATCTGGCGGGCATCGGCTGGACGCTGACCGCCTCGCGCCGGCCGCTGTCCAACTCGCTGCTGTCCTACGCCGGCGCCGTCGATCCCGTGACCGGCATCCGCTGGGGCGGGGTCACCGCCAGCGGCGTCAGCCTCGGCCTGAGCCATGATCGTGGCGGCGACCATGGCGTGTGGGCCGACCTGGGCCTGCACCGCCTGCGCGGCGAGAATGTCGCGGACAACCGGCGCCTGCGCCTGATGGCGGGCTACTACTACCGGCTGATCGAGCGCGCCGACGAGCGCCTGCGTGTCGGCCTGAACGCCATGCACTGGCGCTACGAGCGGGACCTCGGCGGCTACAGCCTCGGCCAGGGCGGCTACTACAGCCCGCAGCGCTACTCCTCCCTCGGCCTGCCGGTCAGCTACGCCTGGCGCAGCGCCGACTGGTCGCTGGCGCTGGAGGGCTCGCTGGGCTGGTCGCAGTCGCGCAGCGACGACAGCCCGGTCTACCCGCTCGGCGTGCCGGCCGCGGGCGCCGCGGCGTTGCAGCGCGGCAGCAGCGGCAGCGCCGTCGGCTACCGTCTGGGCGGGCTGCTCGAGCGGCGCCTGGGCGATCACTGGGCGCTCGGCGCCGGCTTCACCTGGCAGCAGAGCGAGGACTACGCGCCGAGCTACGCGCAGCTGCAGCTGCGCTACCTGTTCGAGCCCTGGCAGGGGGCGCTGACGCTGGGCGGCGAGTTGCTGGAGCCCTACAGCGAGTTCAAGTGA
- the ompR gene encoding two-component system response regulator OmpR: protein MNSTASSQPEGEKILIVDDDVRLRRLLERFLDEQGYRVKTVENVEQMDRLLARELFNLVVLDLMLPGEDGLSACHRLRAQDNRIPIIMLTARGDEASRIQGLEQGADDYLAKPFNPRELLARIRAVLRRQAPLVPGAPGVEEETVSFGDYELNLGTRELKRGGEVHMLTTGEFAVLKALVQHAREPLTRDKLMSLARGREWDALERSIDVQISRLRRLIEPDPSKPRYIQTVWGVGYVFVPDGSARK, encoded by the coding sequence ATGAACAGCACCGCCAGCAGCCAGCCGGAAGGCGAAAAGATCCTCATCGTCGACGACGACGTGCGCCTGCGCCGCCTGCTCGAGCGCTTCCTCGACGAGCAGGGCTACCGGGTCAAGACGGTGGAGAACGTCGAGCAGATGGACCGCCTGCTGGCCCGCGAGCTGTTCAACCTGGTGGTGCTCGACCTGATGCTGCCGGGCGAGGACGGCCTGTCCGCCTGCCACCGCCTGCGCGCGCAGGACAACCGCATCCCGATCATCATGCTCACCGCCAGGGGCGACGAGGCCAGCCGCATCCAGGGCCTGGAGCAGGGCGCCGACGACTACCTGGCCAAGCCGTTCAATCCCCGCGAGCTGCTGGCGCGCATCCGCGCCGTGCTGCGCCGCCAGGCGCCGCTGGTGCCCGGCGCGCCGGGCGTCGAGGAGGAGACGGTGAGCTTCGGCGACTACGAGCTGAACCTCGGCACCCGCGAGCTCAAGCGCGGCGGCGAGGTGCACATGCTGACCACCGGCGAGTTCGCCGTGCTCAAGGCGCTGGTCCAGCATGCTCGCGAGCCGCTGACCCGCGACAAGCTGATGAGCTTGGCGCGCGGCCGCGAGTGGGATGCCCTGGAGCGCTCCATCGACGTGCAGATCTCGCGCCTGCGCCGGCTGATCGAGCCCGATCCCTCCAAGCCGCGCTACATCCAGACGGTGTGGGGCGTCGGCTACGTGTTCGTGCCGGACGGCAGCGCGCGCAAGTGA